In the Parus major isolate Abel chromosome 7, Parus_major1.1, whole genome shotgun sequence genome, CTTCCCGCAGCAAGCCAAGGTGGAGGAGGCATCACCCCCGTTTCGGGGGGCACACCGGGGGGATTTACCGGCGGGGAGGGGCATGGGCGCCCCCCCAGCGGCTCGAACAAAGGGGGATACGGGCGGCTCCCGCGGGGTGAGGGGCAGAGTCGCCCATGCTGGGGGGGGGCCATATACCACACGTGGgctgggggggtggggggaaggcATCGCCCACAACACAGAACCCCCCCAGCCTTGCCCGCAATCCCCGCCTTTGTCTGCTCAGGCGcggcagctccagcaccacgGACAGCACCGGGAGCGCTGCGGAGGTGCGGGGCGGCCCTGTCCGCGCAGGGGGACTCGTTCACATGCACCCTCTACCTGGGGCACCCGCCgcaccccaaaatccaccccctcccccccacccccgaGCCCTCCTGCCCCCACATCCATTTTTTCACCCctttttttctagagaaaacGCATCCAGGAGCCTCCGCTCCTCCGCagcctttccctccccccctTAGCGAAGGTGGGAGGGGCACCGCTCCCCCTCCCCGGTCTTCACCGCCGCCTCGGTGTTCCGGAGCGCAGCCCCCAGCTGGGGTCGGAGGCGGGGGAGGAGGGCAGCCGGATCCGGAGCAGGGAGGGTCCAAGCAGCGTCTCCGTGGAACTGAcggctggggaagggggaaggcGAGGAGGATGCGGGGGCAGGGGGGGGAATCCGAGAGTCCTTCGCCTCCCCCGCCCCTCGGTGCGCGGCCCCTTCCGCCCCCGGCGCCGGGGGCCTGGTACCTCCCTAGCGGTCCAGGCTGATCGTCCAGTGCTTGGACCCGTCTCCGCCCTCGCCCTCGCTCTTGAGGTCCTGGAACAGTTGCGTGAAGTAGTGCGGGTCCGCGTTGATTCGCAGCATCTTGGCGCTGAGGCGCTGGATGATGCCCAGACAGCGCTCCCAGAAGCGCCCCTTGTCTCCCTCCACCAGGAAGGGCTTGAGCGGGTAGGAGATCTCGTTGCCCATGTAGGAGTAGGCGAGATAGAGGCAGGTGAGGAAGGCGGCCTGCAGCTCGGCCTGGCTCCCGATGTCTTCGCCCCGCAGCGCTTCCCGGCACAGCAGGTAGACGAACACCAGGTTGGCCGGGGTGATGAAGCCCTggtcctgccagccctgcagcagcagcgagCGGTCCACGCTGCGAAACCACGAGATGAGTTCGCCGGGGCTCAGCTCCTTCAGGCGGTAGCAGCGGCGGCACACGAAGTCCCCCAAGCAGCGCAGCAGCTCTCCGGTGGACGCCTGCACCACCACGCGGCGCGGAGAGCCCGGGGGGCGGCTGCTGGCCGGCGGCGGTGGCGGAGGCGGCTTTCCCCCGCCGGAGCCCGGGTGCAGCTCCTGCGGCGCCGAGGGCACCGTGGGCACCGGCACGGCCAGCGGGCCCTGCTTGGCGCCATCGGCCGGCCCCACCACCGACTTGCGCAAGTTCTCGCGGTTGCGCTGCACCACCAGAGGGTCGGGCTGGCCCGGGGCCCCCCCCGGGGCCCCGCCGCCGGGCTTCGGCGTCACCTTCTTGGTGCTCTTCTTCTTCTTGGCCGAGGCGGCCACCAGCCGCTTCCAGGTTAGCGCCGAGATGAGCACGCCGGGG is a window encoding:
- the CDK5R2 gene encoding cyclin-dependent kinase 5 activator 2, yielding MGTVLSLSPAASSGKGGGGGGLLAEKATGKVPGKGESRLKRPGVLISALTWKRLVAASAKKKKSTKKVTPKPGGGAPGGAPGQPDPLVVQRNRENLRKSVVGPADGAKQGPLAVPVPTVPSAPQELHPGSGGGKPPPPPPPASSRPPGSPRRVVVQASTGELLRCLGDFVCRRCYRLKELSPGELISWFRSVDRSLLLQGWQDQGFITPANLVFVYLLCREALRGEDIGSQAELQAAFLTCLYLAYSYMGNEISYPLKPFLVEGDKGRFWERCLGIIQRLSAKMLRINADPHYFTQLFQDLKSEGEGGDGSKHWTISLDR